The genomic window TTACGTGCCGGAATGGGATACTGTGGAGCCAAAGATGTAGAAACATTAAAAGAAACTGGACAGTTCGTAAAAATCACTGCAAGTGGAATTAACGAAAGTCATCCGCATGATGTAACCATTACCAAAGAATCTCCAAACTATTCAAGGTAGTTAGTTTGTAACTCATATAATATGAAAGTTCAACTGAAAGGTTGGACTTTTTTTGTGTCATTTATTTTGGGCGTTACCCGAAAAGGGTCGGGCTTTCCGCTATATCTTTTTTTGGTGGGCTTGTTTAAACAATTTATACTCAAAAAATTAAGGCTTGTTTTCTTTATAATTTTTTGGCCAGAAATAAAAAAGGATGTCGCATCAATCCCTAACGCGGGCAGGTTTGTGAGGTGATTTTTTTAGGAGGAATCATTCGAAACGTCAGCTATTATTCTTATAAGTTGTTCGTATTTCGTTTCTACTATTTCAGATTATTTCAATTTAAATCAAGATATTCCATAATAGAGTTAGCGTAGATTTCAGGAATTATTTTTTAACAAATTTTTAAAATACTTTAGAGCTCGACTGGTTTTATTGGGTAAAATATGTTTTAGTATATTTTACCAAAAATTATCGATAGTAATCGCAAAGGCAAGATGTAAAATAAGAGTTGTAAATATTCCGAAGAGTATATATTATGGAATAAAAAAGTGATCACCACAACAAAAGAATAAATTAAAGCACCATAAATTAATTTTAACCAAAAAAAAAGTTTTAATTCTCGTAAGTTGCAATCTTATATTAAAGAAGTCAAACATACTGTTCTATTACTATTGCTGGTGCGCGCTAAGTTTTAGCGATAGGTAGAAGTCATTATTTTTATCGACTTCTACCTATCACAAAACAAAACAGTAAATGTTTTAAGAATTGTTGGTGAAGGTTTTAGTTTCTTGTCATGTTCGACCAAGAAAATCCTCCGCAGCCATTCTCTAAATCACTTGAATCTGAAGGTTCTTCCGTGCTTTCAATTTCCAATTGAGATTCAGCATCATAAAATGATTGACAATAATTAAAAGTATCTGCTGTTATATTTGTGAATACAAATTTGCTATATAAATTTGGGTTATAAGCATCATCGGCATCGTTTTGACAAATCACATAATTATCACCTACAGCCACGATAGTATAAGTACTATAAGGCGATTCTATAGTTTCATTAGTAAAGATATAAACTTCGTCATAATTAGATGTCCAAGTTCCTGATATTTCACTAATTAAGTCACTATTATCTCCATTATCATCATCCGAGTCACAAGAGGTTACTAGTGAGAAACTCAATAGCATTGTTAAATAAATTAATTTTTTTAGTTTCATTTTTTTTGTAATATTAAATTGATTTATAGTTATTTAAATATGTAATGGGCCAAGTTATCAATTTTATATAATATAGACAAGAAGTACTTTTATTTCATTTACTTGATACGTATTCAGAGATAAAATATATATTGGTTTTCTTTAAAAAAAAAGGAGGGAATTGAAGTACCTATTTTGCAATCCCATAAATTAATATTATCAATAAATTTTTTTTATCTTTTATCAAGAGTTTTTATATTAAAATATTCTATAGCCATAATTTGTAATAAACTTGAAATAAGAGTTTTGTATAGAGAAATCTACTGTTTTCTTTATTGAGTCAATATCAGTGAAAATGCTTTATCTAATAATGTTAAAGTTAGAATACGTCTTTTTAAATTCCCACTAATTTTGGGGTATAAAATTGCTTTAATATTTTATATCGTGGATTAAATGTTTTTTTATTTTCATAGGTGTAATTAATTATTGGTTTTGGAGACTAAAGTAACATTGTTTCAATTTTTTGTATCGTAGGTTAAATAAACTTATTTAATATTTTAAGAGTGACAAACATGCTTTTTATTATAATAAAAGCTTGAGATAGAGGTGTAATTAGGAATATTATATTTTAGTTTTTTATTCGATATAATGTTTAGTTAACAGGTAGTTATATTAAGAGAGTTAATCTAATTAACCATAAAATTTATGAACATACTAAATAAGCTTAGAAATGTTGCTTTTTGGACAATAGATTCAATGAAAGGTGGTAGTGTAAAAAAAGATTTTAAAGACCTTGAGCAAATATTTAGTAATTCCTCTTTTTCATCATTACAAAAACATCAAGAACCTATCTTAGATAAATTGTTGCAAATGGCCGTATATAACTCTGATTATTACTCGAGTTATAAAAACTTTAAAAGTCTAAAAGATTTTCCTGTGGTTAATAAATTAATTATAAAAGATAATTTTAATAAAATGACCTTTTATGATGAAGATAAAGCGTTTATACCTGTTAAAACTAGTGGGTCTACTGGAGCTCCATTTAAAATTTATCAAACTAAAAGAAAAAAAATAAGAAATACTGCAGATACCCTATATTTTGCAAAACTAGCAGGTTTTACGCTTGGTGAAAAACTATTATACTTAAGGCTATGGGCAGCATATTATAAAAAATCAAAAATTATATCATGGTTTCAAAACACAGAGCAATTAGATGTTAGTGACTTAAATGATATCTATACAAAAACCTTACTTGATAGGTTACAAAAGGATAAATCTGTTAAAGGGTGGATTGGGTATCCGTCTGGTTTTGATGTTATTTGTAATTATCTTGATAGAGTTAATGCCAAACCGTTAGAATGTAATATTAAATCTATTATTGCTATTGCGGAAGGGCTTAGTCCTGAAATAAAATCTAAAATGGAATATTATTTTAAGGCACCAACCGTATCTAGATATTCTAACGTTGAAAATGGAATTATAGCACAGCAAATGCCAGATGATGATTGTTTTAGAATAAATTGGGGAAGTTATATTGTCGAAATTTTAGATTTAGAAAAAGATATTCCCGTTAAAGATGGAGAAATTGGCCGTATTATAGTTACAGATCTCTATAATTTAGCAACACCAATGATTCGTTATGATACTGGTGATATTGGTGCCTTTGAGAATAATACAAATACTCCAAATAGCATTCCGAAACTAAAGAGTATTCAAGGTAGAAAAATGGACGCTTTATACAAAACAAATGGAGATATGCTAAATCCTTTTACCATGCACGCCTATGTTTACGATTTTCCTGAAATAAAACAATTACAATTTATACAGCACGAGGAGAAAAAATATGAAATAAAAGTTAATACCGATGTAAAGTTTGTAAACGAAGCGGCATTAACAGATAAGTTTAGGAACGATATAGGAAAAGATGCACTTATTGAAATAAGTTATGTAAATGAAATTCCTAGCCTTAAATCTGGAAAAAGAAAAATATCAATCAATCTGTGTAAAAAATAATAAATGGAGCGAATAAATATATTATTTACATGTGCAGGGAGAAGAAATTACCTTATTAATTATTTTAAGGAAGCCTTACAAGGAAACGGAATTGTTATTGCTGCAGATATGCAAGCAAATGCACCTGCTTTAGTGGATGCGGATATATCTGTAACTGTTCCTAGTATATTTTCAGATAACTACATCTCCAAATTAAAAAATATATGTATTGCCCACAAAGTAGATGCCATTATATCCTTAAACGATTTAGAGTTGCCTATTTTATCTAAACATAAGAATGAGTTTAAAAAGATAGGAACTAAAATTATAATATCTGATGAATTAGTTATCGATATTGCTTTTGATAAATGGAAAACGTATCAATTTTTAACTTCAAATAAGTTATTATCACCTAAGACATATATTGACCTAAGCGAAACTCTTAAAGACTTAGAAGCGAATAAAATAAATTTCCCTTTAGTTTTAAAGCCAAGATGGGGAAGCGCATCTATAGGTGTTGACGTTGTCGAAAATAAGGAAGAACTTATGCTTTCTTATAAATTACTAGAAATTAAACTTTCTCGATCGATATTAAATAGCGCAAGTTTTGTAGATATTAATAGCGCTATTTTAATTCAAGAAAAAGTAGGAGGAAAGGAGTTTGGAATGGATATTTTGAATGATTTTGATGGAAATTATTATGGTTCTTTTATAAGAGAAAAGCTTTCAATGAGATGTGGAGAAACCGATAAAGCCAAATCTATAATAAGCACTGAAATTAGTAAAATTGGTGAAGTTGTTTCAGAAAATTTACGACATATTGGCACCTTGGATTGTGATGTTTTTGTTGACGGTAATAAAATTTATGTTTTAGAGTTTAATCCTAGGTTTGGCGGTGGTTATCCGTTCTCTCATGAGGCAGGTATAAATACTGCAGCAATATATGTGGAATGGATTAAAGGTGGTAATAATATTGATAAGTTTAATAATTATAGAGATAATATTGTGTTTTCTAAGTGTGATAGATTAATAAGTGTTTCTTAATAAAACTTGTTCTTCTATTGATTTTTTGTTTATGAAGCTTAATCTTTCAAGGTTTCATGTTTATATGAATTTGTTATGTTATTTTGAAACAATATATTTAGATTAATAAATAGCACAAAAGGACTAAAATAAGTTATTGCTTAATGTATTCAATTTCTAATCTTTTTTGATAAAATTTGTTATTCCTAAAAAAATATTAACTCTCAGTTTTTCTTGCTTTCCCAAGGTATAATACCGAATTTCGACTTTGATATCTTTCACTTTAAAAAATAGTATCTTAGCTTTATAGATGAAATAAAAAGAATTAATCAATGACTACTAAAAATAATAATGAGCAATTTAGCAGACAGTAAACTTAGATTAAGTGGAGTGTCCTAGATTTTCTTTGGTAGGTATTGATAATCAGTATAAAAATATAATATGATAACCTTCATACTAAATAACAAAACCATTAAAACATCGGAACATTCCGGAATGACCTTATTGGATTTTGTGCGTTATCAACAGCGTCTCACAGGAACCAAAATTGGTTGTCGTGAAGGTGATTGTGGTGCTTGCACTCTTTTAGTTGGAACGTTAACAAACAATACAATAACATACCAAAGTATCACGTCATGTATTTCTCCATTAGGAAATGCTCACGGCAAACATATTGTAACAGTTGAAGGTACTAATCTTAAAAATAAATTAACCACAGCTCAAGAAGCCATGAAAGCAAATTACGCCACACAATGCGGATTTTGTACACCTGGTTTTGTGGTTTCTTTAACTGGTTTTGCTTTGTCAAATTCTGAAAACAATTGCAGTAATGCAATAGATGCCATTAGCGGAAATATTTGTAGATGTACAGGCTATAAATCAATTGAAAAAGCCGCACATCAAGTAGTTAAAAAACTAGAGGGTAAAGAAAAAAAATCTTTTAAATGGCTTATTGAAAATGAATTTATTCCTGAGTATTTTGAAAGTATTCCACAGCGTTTAAAAGATATCGAGGCTAAAGATTTAAATCAACGAAAAGGAAAATATGTTTCTGGGGGAACGGATTTATATGTGCAACAAGCGGATCATTTAGCAGATAATGCTATTCACCTTATTGCCGAAAAAGACTATTTAAAAGGTGTTATTATTGATAATGGTATTTGCACAATTGGTGTAAATACTACCGTTTCCGATTTATGGAATCATAAAGCATTAAACACCAGTTTGCCAAACTTAAAAAAGCATTTGAAATTGGTGTCTTCAGAACAAATTAGAAATATGGCTTCCTTAGGTGGGAATTTAGTTAATGCATCTCCAATTGGTGACATGACCATTTTCTTTTTGGCTCTTAATAGTAATATTACTATTCTAGATTCTGAAGAAAAAGAACGTACAATCCGACTTAAAAACTTCTATCAAGGTTATAAAACATACGATTTAAAAGATAACGAACTTCTTAAAACTATTAGCTTTAAGTTACCAGCAAAACATTCTTTTTTTAATTTTGAAAAAGTCTGCAAACGAACGCATTTAGATATTGCGAGTGTTAATTCTGCAATACATATTTCTGTAGAAAACAAAAAAATTACCGAAGCGCACATTTCTATAGGAGGTGTTGCTGCTATTCCGAAGTATGTACACGAGACTTCTGCATTCTTAATAGGAAAATCATTGACTTCAGAAACGATATTAGAAGCCAATGACATACTTCAAAAAGAGATCGCTCCTATTAGTGATGTTCGTGGCATAACAGACTACAAACGTTTACTAGCTAGACAATTATTTTTTGCGCATTTCACAGAGTTATTTCCAAGTAATTTCACTTTAAACGATTTTGTTCAGCATGCATAAAAATAAAGAAAATAAAATCTTAGAGTCTAAATTAAATAAAGTTTCAATCGCTTTAAAACAGAGCATTAAAAACTTAGATTCTTATACACATGTCCGTGGTGAATCGCTATATGTAGATGATATAAATATAAGGCAAGGTACCTTTCATGGCGTTGTTTTTGACTCACCAAAAGCTCACGGAAAAATAAAAAGTATTGATTATTCTAAAGCGGAAGCTTTGGAAGGTGTAGAACGAATTTTTACATATAAAGATATTCCTGGAAAAAATGAAATTGGAGGTATAATCGCTGATGAACCGTTATTCGCTGAAGATGAAGTCCATTTCTGGGGAATGCCAATCGCATTAATTGTTGCAGAATCAGAGTTTATTGCAAGAAAAGCAAGAGGTTTAATCGAAATTAACATTGAAGATTTACCAGTAATTACCACAGCAAAAGAAGCAAAGGCAAAAGGTAGTTTTATTAATGCTCCAAGATTTTTTAGTTTAGGAGATACTGAGAAAGCATTTCAGGAATGCGAATATGTTTTTGAAGGCGAAACGTTTTCAAACGGTCAGGAACATTTATATATCGAGGCACAGGGCGCTTACGCGGAGCCTTTAGAAAATGGTAATATAAAAGTAACTTCGTCTACGCAAGGACCAACTTCTGTACAGAAAACAATTGCGCAAGTTTTGGGAGTTGCGATGCATAAAATTGAAGTAGACGTAACGCGTCTTGGTGGTGGTTTTGGAGGTAAAGAAGACCAAGCAACACCATGGGCTGTAATGGCTGCTTTGGCAACGTATCATTTAAGTCAATCTGTAAAATTGATATTGAATCGTCATGACGATTTACGCATGACAGGAAAACGTCATCCTTATGAAAGCACGTATAAAATCGGACTTTCAAAAGGCTTAAAAATTCTAGCCTACCAAACGGAATTTTTACAAAATTCTGGAGCAGCAGCAGATTTATCTCCTGCAATTGCAGAACGCACATTATTTCATGCTACCAATAGTTATTATGTGCCAAATGTGACCACAAAAGTATTGAGTTGTAAAACTAATTTACCTCCAAACACAGCGTTTCGTGGTTTTGGTGGACCACAAGGTATGTTTGTTATTGAGTCTGCTATTGCAAAAGCAGCACATGAAATTGGTGTGAGCGCAAAACAAATTCAAGAAATTAATTTATTAGATGAAGATGATACCTTTTCTTATGGACAAATTGCTGAAAAAGTAGAAGCAAAAAACACATGGAATTCTGCTAAAAATATATTTAGTAGTGATGCTTTAGAACAAGAGGTTGCAGAATTCAACAGAAACAATAGGTCATTCAAAAAAGGCTTATCGTTTATGCCAATTACTTTTGGTATTTCTTTTACCAATACACCAATGAATCACGCTCGTGCTTTGGTTCATATTTATTTAGATGGAAGCATAGGTATTAGTACTGCTGCTGTAGAAATGGGTCAAGGTGTCAACACCAAAATGATGCAAATTGCTGCGGATGTATTTTCCGTTTCTATTGAAAAAATAAAGATTGAAACCACTAATACAACTAGAGTTGCAAATACCTCACCTTCTGCCGCGAGTTCTACTGCAGATTTAAACGGAAAAGCAACTTTAATGGCTTGTAATTCACTTTTAGAACGATTGAAAATAGTAGTTTCCGAAGATTTAGATGTTTCCGAAGAAGATAATATTACTTTAAAAGAGGAAGTTGTTTTTGTTAATGGACAGAAATCTGAATTATCATGGACTGAGCTCATCAGTAGTGCCATGATAAAACGTGTGGCCTTAACGGAAAATGCACATTATGCAACACCAGAAATTCACTTTGATAAAACAAAAGAAAAAGGACATCCTTTTGCCTATCATGTTTATGGAACAGCTATTACTACGGTAACTATAGATTGTACTCGTGGCACTTACGAATTTGATTCGGTTAAAATTGTTCACGATTACGGAAAAAGCATGAGTGAAGGTATTGATTTAGGCCAGGTAGAAGGTGCATTAATACAAGGTATTGGCTGGATGACTATGGAAGAAATCGCATACAATGAAGATGGTAAACTATTGTCTAATGCGTTATCGACTTATAAAATTCCGGATATCTTTTCTGTACCAAAAACAGTAGAAGTTATTCCTGTTGAAACTGAAGGAAATGACATGGCCATTTTAAAATCTAAAGCAGTTGGAGAGCCACCTTTAATGTATGGAATTGGCGCTTATTTTGCACTTCAAAATGCTATAAAAGCTTTTAATCCAAATTACGATTTACAATTTCACGCACCAATGACACCAGAGAAAGTGTTAATGAGTTTATATAAAAATTAAAACGTTTAGATGAGTATAGAAACAAAAATCAATACACGTATTTTTGAAACATTTCCTAAATTAGTAAGCGAAAGACTATGTTTTAGAGCCTATAAAAAAAGTGATGCAGAAACTCTTTTAAATATTCGAAGCCATGAAGCGGTTTCCAAGTATATGGATACCAAAATCCCAAAGCATACTGATGATACAGAAAAGAGAATTGAAGGGTATCATAAAGCATTCAAGAATACCAAAGGAATTACTTGGGCTATTATAGAAAAAAGTAGCAACACACTTATTGGTGATTTCGGAATTTCGCATATTGATAAACAAAATTCAAGAGGTGAAATTGGTTATATTTTACATCCAGATTCTTGGGGGGAAGGCTATATGACTGAAACTTTAAATATATTAATAGGTTTTGGGTTTAAAAATTTAAACCTTCATAGTTTTTCAGCAAACGTTAATCTTGAAAATGAAAACTCTAAAGCGCTTTTACTTAAATTTGGATTTAGATTAGAAGCTGTTTTTAGAGAAAACTTCTATTATGATGGTCAATTTTTGGATAGCGAAATTTATTGCTTAATACAATCAGATTTAAACTAAACGCCTTATCGCACTACATTATAAAAAGCAGAATATCCTTAAAGGAGCACTTATTTATAGCGCCGGAGATTCTATTGCAGCGTTATTGTTAGATGAATTTTCTTGGTATCGTATATTAGGAATGATGATGA from Algibacter sp. L1A34 includes these protein-coding regions:
- a CDS encoding CoF synthetase yields the protein MNILNKLRNVAFWTIDSMKGGSVKKDFKDLEQIFSNSSFSSLQKHQEPILDKLLQMAVYNSDYYSSYKNFKSLKDFPVVNKLIIKDNFNKMTFYDEDKAFIPVKTSGSTGAPFKIYQTKRKKIRNTADTLYFAKLAGFTLGEKLLYLRLWAAYYKKSKIISWFQNTEQLDVSDLNDIYTKTLLDRLQKDKSVKGWIGYPSGFDVICNYLDRVNAKPLECNIKSIIAIAEGLSPEIKSKMEYYFKAPTVSRYSNVENGIIAQQMPDDDCFRINWGSYIVEILDLEKDIPVKDGEIGRIIVTDLYNLATPMIRYDTGDIGAFENNTNTPNSIPKLKSIQGRKMDALYKTNGDMLNPFTMHAYVYDFPEIKQLQFIQHEEKKYEIKVNTDVKFVNEAALTDKFRNDIGKDALIEISYVNEIPSLKSGKRKISINLCKK
- a CDS encoding ATP-grasp domain-containing protein, which codes for MERINILFTCAGRRNYLINYFKEALQGNGIVIAADMQANAPALVDADISVTVPSIFSDNYISKLKNICIAHKVDAIISLNDLELPILSKHKNEFKKIGTKIIISDELVIDIAFDKWKTYQFLTSNKLLSPKTYIDLSETLKDLEANKINFPLVLKPRWGSASIGVDVVENKEELMLSYKLLEIKLSRSILNSASFVDINSAILIQEKVGGKEFGMDILNDFDGNYYGSFIREKLSMRCGETDKAKSIISTEISKIGEVVSENLRHIGTLDCDVFVDGNKIYVLEFNPRFGGGYPFSHEAGINTAAIYVEWIKGGNNIDKFNNYRDNIVFSKCDRLISVS
- a CDS encoding FAD binding domain-containing protein codes for the protein MITFILNNKTIKTSEHSGMTLLDFVRYQQRLTGTKIGCREGDCGACTLLVGTLTNNTITYQSITSCISPLGNAHGKHIVTVEGTNLKNKLTTAQEAMKANYATQCGFCTPGFVVSLTGFALSNSENNCSNAIDAISGNICRCTGYKSIEKAAHQVVKKLEGKEKKSFKWLIENEFIPEYFESIPQRLKDIEAKDLNQRKGKYVSGGTDLYVQQADHLADNAIHLIAEKDYLKGVIIDNGICTIGVNTTVSDLWNHKALNTSLPNLKKHLKLVSSEQIRNMASLGGNLVNASPIGDMTIFFLALNSNITILDSEEKERTIRLKNFYQGYKTYDLKDNELLKTISFKLPAKHSFFNFEKVCKRTHLDIASVNSAIHISVENKKITEAHISIGGVAAIPKYVHETSAFLIGKSLTSETILEANDILQKEIAPISDVRGITDYKRLLARQLFFAHFTELFPSNFTLNDFVQHA
- a CDS encoding xanthine dehydrogenase molybdopterin binding subunit; translation: MHKNKENKILESKLNKVSIALKQSIKNLDSYTHVRGESLYVDDINIRQGTFHGVVFDSPKAHGKIKSIDYSKAEALEGVERIFTYKDIPGKNEIGGIIADEPLFAEDEVHFWGMPIALIVAESEFIARKARGLIEINIEDLPVITTAKEAKAKGSFINAPRFFSLGDTEKAFQECEYVFEGETFSNGQEHLYIEAQGAYAEPLENGNIKVTSSTQGPTSVQKTIAQVLGVAMHKIEVDVTRLGGGFGGKEDQATPWAVMAALATYHLSQSVKLILNRHDDLRMTGKRHPYESTYKIGLSKGLKILAYQTEFLQNSGAAADLSPAIAERTLFHATNSYYVPNVTTKVLSCKTNLPPNTAFRGFGGPQGMFVIESAIAKAAHEIGVSAKQIQEINLLDEDDTFSYGQIAEKVEAKNTWNSAKNIFSSDALEQEVAEFNRNNRSFKKGLSFMPITFGISFTNTPMNHARALVHIYLDGSIGISTAAVEMGQGVNTKMMQIAADVFSVSIEKIKIETTNTTRVANTSPSAASSTADLNGKATLMACNSLLERLKIVVSEDLDVSEEDNITLKEEVVFVNGQKSELSWTELISSAMIKRVALTENAHYATPEIHFDKTKEKGHPFAYHVYGTAITTVTIDCTRGTYEFDSVKIVHDYGKSMSEGIDLGQVEGALIQGIGWMTMEEIAYNEDGKLLSNALSTYKIPDIFSVPKTVEVIPVETEGNDMAILKSKAVGEPPLMYGIGAYFALQNAIKAFNPNYDLQFHAPMTPEKVLMSLYKN
- a CDS encoding GNAT family N-acetyltransferase, which translates into the protein MSIETKINTRIFETFPKLVSERLCFRAYKKSDAETLLNIRSHEAVSKYMDTKIPKHTDDTEKRIEGYHKAFKNTKGITWAIIEKSSNTLIGDFGISHIDKQNSRGEIGYILHPDSWGEGYMTETLNILIGFGFKNLNLHSFSANVNLENENSKALLLKFGFRLEAVFRENFYYDGQFLDSEIYCLIQSDLN